A window of the Ipomoea triloba cultivar NCNSP0323 chromosome 14, ASM357664v1 genome harbors these coding sequences:
- the LOC116005243 gene encoding remorin 4.1-like, whose translation MRQYSASRRTAPDPTMPPVLVDPRADAWEHQELEKVKLRFEKLNNIIAEWEADKKNKAKQQYERIEAELEEKRARALQHYKEEIARIESISGEAKAQEEDNMKREEQKVKEKANQLRYTGRLPEQTCFIC comes from the exons ATGAG GCAATATTCTGCGTCTCGTCGAACTGCTCCAGATCCTACAATGCCACCTGTATTGGTAGATCCAAGGGCAGATGCTTGGGAACATCAAGAGTTAGAAAAAGTCAAATTGCG GTTTGAGAAGCTGAATAACATAATTGCTGAATGGGAGGCTGacaagaaaaacaaagcaaaacagcAGTACGAAAGAATTGAG GCTGAATTGGAAGAGAAAAGGGCAAGAGCTTTGCAGCATTACAAGGAAGAGATCGCAAGGATAGAAAGCATATCAGGAGAAGCAAAAGCTCAAGAGGAGGATAATATGAAAAGGGAAGAGCAGAAGGTGAAGGAGAAGGCTAACCAATTAAGATATACTGGCAGGCTCCCTGAACAAACATGTTTTATTTGCTAG
- the LOC116004864 gene encoding pentatricopeptide repeat-containing protein At2g20540-like, protein MPLSTSTGRCLKLLEKCKNLKQLSQAHGQVITCGLENNTFALSRLLAFCSDPNLGNPTYGWTIYQRIQQPTICIVNTMIKTFLLKGDLSRTIETYKHMLKTGMCPDNYTLPYLLKACGNMKSCNLGRSIHGQCLKLGFLMDSYVGNSLIVMYSSLDNMECAQCVFDEMPRHCVVAWTVLISGYSRKGDVFEARSVFDETPVKDRRVWGSMISGYVQNNCFKEGLQLFRLMQMTGVQPDEAILVSILSACAHLGSLDIGKWVHRYVEKLGMAINVRLGTALVDMYAKCGCLGLAQKLFYELPKRDVICWNAMISGFAMNGDGKNAVRLFQEMQNAGTRPDGVTFVSLFTACSSSGMAHEGLKLLRIMCNTYNIQPKGEHYGCIIDLFSREGLVEEAKNIVLSMPNSGASAVAWRALLSACANHGQVRLAEVAAERIVGLEQHSGAYVLLSNVYAAAGKHEGARRMRKMMKKQHIDKTPGCSSVEINGCVHEFVAGEKTHPQMNQVHQLLLMFNRQVDTQF, encoded by the coding sequence ATGCCATTGTCAACAAGCACTGGGAGATGCCTTAAACTCCTGGAGAAATGCAAGAATCTGAAGCAACTAAGCCAAGCTCATGGCCAAGTGATCACATGTGGGCTTGAGAACAACACTTTTGCCCTCAGCAGGCTATTAGCCTTCTGCTCAGATCCCAATCTTGGAAACCCAACCTACGGATGGACAATCTACCAGAGAATTCAACAACCCACCATCTGCATTGTCAACACCATGATCAAAACTTTCTTGCTCAAGGGAGATCTGAGCAGAACTATAGAGACCTACAAACATATGCTCAAAACTGGGATGTGCCCAGATAATTACACACTTCCCTATCTGTTAAAAGCTTGTGGTAATATGAAAAGTTGTAATCTTGGGAGATCAATTCATGGGCAGTGCTTAAAACTTGGATTCTTGATGGATAGTTATGTGGGGAATAGCCTGATTGTAATGTACTCTAGTCTTGATAACATGGAATGTGCACAGTgtgtgtttgatgaaatgcctagACATTGTGTGGTGGCTTGGACAGTTCTTATCTCTGGGTATTCAAGAAAGGGTGATGTTTTTGAAGCAAGGTCGGTTTTTGATGAGACCCCAGTGAAGGATAGGAGAGTATGGGGGTCTATGATATCTGGGTATGTACAGAACAATTGCTTTAAAGAAGGGTTGCAGCTGTTTAGGCTAATGCAGATGACTGGGGTTCAGCCTGATGAGGCAATTCTGGTCAGCATACTTTCAGCTTGTGCCCATCTGGGTTCACTGGATATAGGCAAATGGGTGCATAGATATGTGGAGAAGTTGGGAATGGCAATAAATGTGAGACTAGGCACTGCTCTTGTAGACATGTATGCGAAATGTGGGTGCTTGGGTTTAGCCCAGAAACTGTTCTATGAATTGCCCAAGAGAGATGTTATTTGTTGGAATGCCATGATTTCTGGATTTGCAATGAACGGGGATGGTAAAAACGCGGTGAGATTATTCCAAGAGATGCAAAATGCTGGGACTAGACCAGACGGTGTTACCTTCGTTTCTTTGTTCACTGCTTGTAGCTCTTCGGGAATGGCACACGAAGGTCTGAAGCTGCTGAGAATCATGTGCAACACATATAACATTCAGCCTAAAGGCGAGCACTATGGGTGCATAATAGACCTTTTTAGCCGGGAGGGTCTGGTTGAAGAGGCGAAAAATATAGTTCTGAGCATGCCAAACTCGGGTGCTTCTGCTGTGGCCTGGAGAGCATTGTTAAGTGCTTGTGCCAATCATGGGCAGGTTCGTTTGGCCGAGGTTGCTGCAGAGAGGATTGTGGGGTTGGAACAGCACAGCGGGGCGTATGTTTTGCTTTCTAACGTTTACGCTGCAGCAGGGAAGCACGAGGGCGCGAGAAggatgaggaagatgatgaagaagcaGCATATAGACAAGACACCAGGCTGCAGTTCTGTGGAGATCAATGGTTGTGTTCATGAGTTTGTTGCTGGGGAGAAAACACACCCTCAGATGAATCAAGTTCATCAGCTTCTACTAATGTTCAATAGGCAGGTAGACACTCAGTTCTAA
- the LOC116004865 gene encoding probable leucine-rich repeat receptor-like protein kinase At1g35710, with translation MTGRGSTNLLVFSLFLLLSVAVHCKTLKRDVKALNEIKASLGWRVVYAWVGDDPCGDGDLPPWTGVTCSTEGDYRVVTELEVYAVSIVGPFPTAVTNLLDLTRLDLHNNKLTGPIPPQIGRLRRLKILNLRWNKLQDVIPPEIGELKKLTHLYLSFNNFKGEIPKELANLPELRYLHLHENHFVGRVPPELGTLQNLRHLDVGNNRLVGTIRELIRIEGCFPALRNLYLNNNYLTGGLPAQLANLTNLEIVHLSYNRMTGVVPPSLGHIPKLTYLYLDHNQFTGRIPDAFYKHPFLKELYIEGNSFRPGVNPIGVHKVLELSDSEFLF, from the exons ATGACGGGTCGTGGTTCAACCAATCTCTTAGTCTTCTCGCTATTTCTCCTCCTAAGCGTCGCCGTTCACTGTAAAACCCTCAAGCGTGATG TGAAAGCTTTGAATGAAATTAAGGCATCTCTTGGATGGAGGGTGGTATATGCTTGGGTTGGAGATGATCCGTGTGGAGATGGTGACTTACCGCCATGGACCGGGGTCACATGCTCTACTGAGGGCGATTATCGAGTAGTGACTGAATT GGAAGTCTATGCTGTTTCAATTGTTGGCCCTTTTCCTACTGCTGTGACGAACTTGTTGGATCTTACTAGGCT GGATCTGCACAATAACAAGTTGACTGGTCCAATTCCTCCTCAAATTGGGCGTTTGAGGCGTCTTAAAATATT GAATTTAAGGTGGAATAAGCTGCAAGATGTCATTCCTCCCGAAATAGGCGAACTGAAGAAGCTAACACATCT ATACCTGAGTTTCAATAATTTTAAGGGCGAGATCCCCAAGGAGCTTGCTAATCTTCCTGAGCTCCGCTATCTTCATCTTCATGAAAACCATTTTGTTGGACGAGTCCCGCCCGAGCTTGGCACTTTACAAAATCTTAGGCATTT GGATGTTGGTAACAATCGTCTGGTTGGTACAATTAGGGAACTCATACGCATTGAAGGATGCTTTCCTGCCCTTCGCAACCT TTATTTGAACAATAATTATCTTACTGGAGGTCTTCCTGCACAACTTGCAAATTTGACTAACTTGGAGATTGT GCATCTATCATACAACAGGATGACTGGAGTTGTACCACCCAGCCTTGGTCATATTCCCAAGCTAACTTATTT GTATCTGGACCACAATCAATTTACTGGAAGGATTCCTGATGCCTTCTATAAACACCCTTTCTTGAAAGAACT GTACATAGAAGGAAACTCGTTCCGGCCTGGCGTAAATCCCATTGGTGTGCACAAAGTTCTAGAACTTTCTGACTCAGAATTCCTATTTTAG
- the LOC116004761 gene encoding leucine-rich repeat extensin-like protein 5, whose amino-acid sequence MVKRVGPAPRSPKPNRPPSSTSLENIDGRYRMVKRVGPAPRSPKPNRPPSSTSTRDIDSKYGALKRLVPSGPNSDHSPSSISIGYFDMRYGGMKRLVPTGPNPGQPPSSISTDDFDMRYGPMKRLVPTGPNTGQPPSSIVTMKRLVPTGPNPGQPPSSISTDDFDMKYGAMKRLVPMGPNPGQPPSSISTYNFDMRYDAMKRLVPTGPNPGQPPSSIVVMKRLVPTGPNPGQPPSSISTYNFDMRYDAMKRLVPIGPNPGQPPSSIST is encoded by the coding sequence ATGGTGAAGAGGGTAGGACCTGCTCCTAGGAGTCCAAAACCCAATCGCCCTCCATCATCAACTTCGTTAGAGAATATTGATGGGAGATATAGGATGGTGAAGAGGGTAGGACCTGCTCCTAGGAGTCCAAAACCCAATCGTCCTCCATCATCAACTTCGACAAGGGATATTGATTCAAAATATGGGGCACTGAAGAGGCTAGTACCTAGTGGTCCCAATTCTGACCACTCGCCATCATCAATTTCAATAGGTTATTTTGACATGAGATATGGAGGGATGAAGAGGTTGGTTCCCACTGGTCCAAATCCTGGCCAACCACCATCATCAATTTCAACGGATGATTTTGATATGAGATATGGACCGATGAAGAGGTTGGTTCCCACGGGTCCAAATACTGGTCAACCACCATCATCTATTGTTACGATGAAGAGGTTGGTTCCTACGGGTCCAAATCCTGGTCAACCACCGTCATCAATTTCAACAGATGATTTTGATATGAAATATGGTGCGATGAAGAGGTTGGTTCCTATGGGTCCAAATCCTGGCCAACCACCATCATCAATTtcaacatataattttgatatgagATATGATGCAATGAAGAGATTGGTTCCTACAGGTCCAAATCCTGGTCAACCACCATCATCAATTGTTGTGATGAAGAGGTTGGTTCCTACGGGTCCAAATCCTGGCCAACCACCATCATCAATTtcaacatataattttgatatgagATATGATGCAATGAAAAGATTGGTTCCTATAGGTCCAAATCCTGGTCAACCACCATCATCAATTTCAACATAA